One region of Bacillus zhangzhouensis genomic DNA includes:
- a CDS encoding flagellar protein FlgN codes for MSVKIIIEELHRLYGLHEQLLKLSKDKTEMLKSNEIDALSEVLNLEQKYIQAISQLEEKRIEATVQYLQSDESPTITACIEKAEDTDQEELISLYEQLNDIMVELKDVNELNKQLIQQSLQFISLTFDLVNPNKENMNYGQNGLESSKPKQQRALFDSKA; via the coding sequence ATGTCAGTTAAAATAATTATTGAAGAACTGCATCGTCTCTATGGACTGCATGAACAGCTTTTAAAGCTGTCAAAGGATAAAACAGAAATGCTGAAAAGCAATGAGATTGATGCTCTTTCAGAGGTTCTGAATTTAGAGCAAAAGTATATTCAGGCCATTTCTCAATTAGAAGAAAAACGAATTGAAGCGACCGTTCAATATTTACAAAGTGATGAATCGCCAACTATCACTGCATGTATCGAAAAGGCTGAAGATACAGATCAAGAAGAGCTCATTTCATTATATGAGCAACTAAATGACATCATGGTGGAACTAAAGGATGTAAATGAACTAAACAAACAGCTTATACAGCAGTCACTTCAATTTATTTCACTGACATTCGATCTCGTTAACCCTAATAAAGAAAATATGAATTACGGACAAAATGGTCTTGAGAGTTCAAAGCCTAAACAGCAAAGGGCTTTGTTTGATTCAAAGGCGTAA
- a CDS encoding late competence development ComFB family protein, producing MLLKEILYQYLNQLNMICHCEKCMEDVLAISMNQVKPQYITDIDQISYSKFEMVIILTEAASKVSTFPRCENRLLLNKETN from the coding sequence ATGCTGCTCAAGGAAATTCTCTATCAATATCTCAACCAATTAAACATGATTTGTCATTGTGAAAAGTGTATGGAAGATGTATTAGCGATCTCAATGAATCAAGTGAAACCACAATATATAACCGATATCGATCAAATATCCTATAGTAAATTTGAGATGGTGATCATTCTGACAGAAGCAGCTTCTAAAGTTTCCACATTTCCAAGGTGCGAAAATCGCCTGCTGCTGAACAAGGAAACCAATTGA
- a CDS encoding DEAD/DEAH box helicase, translating into MKLNMDKAMELMRQLHSRHLLTVETRCPQSNLDWLEEKGLVNRIPAIERKANGFTCCRCGVSHKRYFAHSPCEVCQKDCVYCRSCIMMGKATECGFLYEWTGPQMAETCRAGLTWQGELSKGQKRASERMIEAIKNKFDLLVWAVCGAGKTEVLFHGIEYALNQGMSVCIATPRTDVVLELEPRLRKAFQGMTIAVLYGGSSQRFQIAPLVIATTHQLMRYKNAFDVLIVDEVDAFPYSMDERLQFAVLKAMKKKGGVRIYLSATPSKKMTREVSCGKLEAIKIPLRFHQQPLPVPTFQWIGHWKKKLARKQLPSKVMNWMQRHIENKRRVLLFVPSIATMKKVTKILREHFLNVEGVSADDPDRKQKVQYFRDYVYDVLVTTTILERGVTIPNVQVGVLGSESTIFTESALVQISGRVGRHPDYCTGDVLLFHFGLTRSMKQAKKHIVKMNDMAAKEFSEKQ; encoded by the coding sequence ATGAAGTTGAATATGGACAAAGCAATGGAACTAATGCGGCAGCTGCATTCTCGCCATCTGCTCACCGTTGAAACAAGGTGTCCACAGTCCAATTTGGATTGGCTGGAGGAGAAGGGCTTAGTCAATCGAATACCTGCCATTGAGAGGAAAGCAAATGGTTTTACATGCTGCCGGTGCGGTGTATCACACAAGCGGTACTTCGCTCATTCTCCATGTGAAGTGTGTCAAAAGGATTGTGTGTATTGTAGATCATGCATCATGATGGGAAAAGCAACTGAATGTGGGTTTCTATATGAATGGACAGGTCCACAAATGGCAGAAACATGTCGAGCGGGATTAACATGGCAGGGAGAGCTGTCTAAAGGACAAAAAAGAGCGTCAGAAAGAATGATTGAAGCTATCAAAAACAAATTTGATCTACTTGTTTGGGCGGTTTGCGGAGCAGGGAAAACAGAGGTGCTTTTTCACGGAATCGAATATGCGTTAAATCAAGGAATGAGTGTCTGTATTGCGACACCTAGAACAGATGTTGTGCTTGAACTCGAACCACGGCTTAGAAAAGCATTTCAAGGGATGACAATAGCCGTACTTTATGGTGGCAGTTCTCAAAGGTTTCAAATAGCACCGCTTGTGATCGCCACCACCCATCAGCTGATGAGATACAAAAATGCATTTGATGTGCTCATAGTAGATGAAGTCGATGCCTTCCCTTATTCAATGGATGAACGTCTCCAATTTGCTGTTCTAAAGGCGATGAAAAAGAAAGGAGGGGTTAGGATTTATTTAAGTGCGACACCCTCTAAAAAAATGACGAGAGAGGTATCTTGTGGAAAACTGGAAGCGATAAAAATTCCTTTGCGTTTTCACCAACAACCATTACCCGTCCCTACCTTCCAATGGATCGGACATTGGAAAAAGAAATTAGCAAGGAAGCAGTTGCCTTCTAAAGTGATGAATTGGATGCAGAGACATATTGAAAATAAGAGAAGAGTATTACTTTTTGTTCCTTCAATTGCTACCATGAAGAAGGTAACGAAGATTCTTCGAGAACACTTTTTAAACGTGGAGGGAGTATCTGCCGATGATCCAGATAGGAAACAAAAGGTTCAGTACTTTAGAGATTACGTATACGATGTACTAGTTACAACCACTATTTTAGAACGAGGTGTAACCATTCCAAATGTTCAAGTGGGGGTACTTGGTTCGGAATCTACTATTTTTACAGAGAGTGCACTTGTTCAGATTTCTGGAAGAGTAGGCAGACACCCCGATTATTGTACAGGAGATGTTCTCCTTTTTCATTTTGGTTTAACGAGAAGTATGAAACAAGCAAAAAAGCATATTGTAAAAATGAATGATATGGCTGCAAAAGAGTTTTCTGAAAAACAGTGA
- a CDS encoding DegV family protein — MKIAVVTDSTAYLPQELRDKHDIHMIPLNVIFGSESYREEIEMDWKTYYEEIKKHKDLPTTSQPAFGELIALYEKLSETYDAVISIHLSSGISGTYNSAASANDLVDGIDIYPFDTETSCMAQGFYVLEAAEKIQEGASLEEVLAHLNYLKESQRAYFMVDDLTHLQRGGRLNGAQAFIGSLLKVKPILHFDNKLIVPFEKIRSRKKAISRIFELFDEDASRGVPMRATLIHGNREEEAEELIAHLSEKYPHVEFYKSYFGAVISTHLGEGSLGLGWVIR, encoded by the coding sequence ATGAAAATAGCCGTTGTAACAGACAGTACTGCTTATCTACCACAAGAACTGCGTGATAAACATGATATTCATATGATTCCCCTCAACGTCATCTTTGGCAGCGAATCATACCGTGAAGAAATAGAAATGGACTGGAAGACATATTATGAAGAAATCAAAAAACACAAAGATCTTCCAACAACCTCTCAGCCTGCATTCGGTGAATTAATAGCCTTATATGAAAAACTAAGCGAAACATACGACGCCGTGATTAGTATTCACCTTTCAAGTGGAATTAGTGGAACGTATAATAGTGCTGCCTCAGCGAATGATCTGGTTGACGGAATTGATATTTATCCGTTTGATACAGAAACAAGCTGTATGGCACAAGGTTTTTATGTGTTAGAAGCTGCTGAAAAAATCCAAGAAGGTGCTTCTTTAGAAGAAGTGTTAGCACATCTAAATTACCTGAAAGAAAGTCAGCGGGCATATTTTATGGTAGACGATTTAACTCATTTGCAAAGAGGCGGCAGATTAAATGGTGCTCAGGCTTTTATTGGAAGCCTCTTAAAGGTAAAGCCTATTTTGCATTTTGACAACAAGCTAATTGTTCCTTTTGAGAAGATTCGCTCACGTAAAAAAGCCATTTCACGTATTTTTGAATTATTTGATGAAGATGCATCACGTGGTGTTCCGATGAGAGCAACACTGATACATGGTAATAGAGAAGAAGAAGCAGAAGAATTAATAGCGCACTTATCAGAAAAATATCCTCATGTTGAATTTTATAAAAGCTACTTTGGTGCCGTAATCAGCACCCATCTTGGTGAAGGCTCTTTAGGCCTTGGCTGGGTGATTAGATAA
- a CDS encoding ComF family protein has product MPAFTWKSFLLLNDDRLCLACKNHLVKIERPICPTCGRAQSNDQLCQDCYRWNERPDSAKVLVKNRSVYTYDELMKDVLARFKFRGDTALIELFKRDVQAAFKHSFCIKEPLLIPIPLSHERLKERGFNQSVIIASLIGRPILQPLVKIHQSKQSKKKKNERLDQKGLFQIKQTDAIVQRDIILVDDIYTTGATIYDAARILKASGARSVSSFTLIRS; this is encoded by the coding sequence GTGCCTGCTTTTACATGGAAATCATTCCTTCTATTAAATGATGATCGTCTTTGTTTAGCATGTAAGAATCACTTAGTAAAGATTGAGCGTCCTATTTGCCCAACATGTGGAAGGGCGCAGTCAAATGACCAATTGTGCCAGGACTGTTATAGATGGAATGAACGCCCTGATTCTGCTAAAGTCCTTGTAAAAAATAGGTCAGTTTATACTTACGACGAGTTGATGAAAGATGTCCTTGCCCGCTTTAAATTTCGGGGTGATACGGCTTTAATTGAGCTGTTTAAACGAGATGTACAGGCAGCATTTAAACACTCCTTCTGCATAAAAGAACCATTGCTGATACCGATCCCTTTAAGTCATGAAAGACTAAAAGAAAGAGGATTTAATCAGTCCGTCATCATCGCTTCCTTGATAGGTAGGCCAATATTGCAGCCACTAGTGAAAATACATCAAAGTAAGCAGTCCAAAAAAAAGAAAAATGAACGCTTAGACCAAAAAGGATTGTTTCAAATAAAACAAACAGATGCGATTGTTCAAAGGGATATTATATTAGTTGATGATATCTATACAACGGGAGCAACCATCTATGATGCAGCAAGAATTTTAAAAGCTTCAGGTGCCAGAAGTGTTTCTTCTTTTACATTGATACGTAGTTAA
- the flgM gene encoding flagellar biosynthesis anti-sigma factor FlgM — MKINRYGTQPVNPYKKTYEKQTLQSNQAKSTDKVEISKKAIEMQKVPYIMRERQEKIDQIKKSIEVGTYQVDTKGIADKMLNFYKQQ, encoded by the coding sequence GTGAAAATTAATCGATATGGAACACAACCAGTAAATCCTTACAAGAAAACATATGAGAAACAAACGTTGCAATCGAATCAAGCGAAATCAACTGATAAAGTCGAAATTTCTAAAAAGGCAATCGAAATGCAAAAGGTGCCGTATATTATGAGAGAACGCCAGGAAAAAATAGACCAAATTAAAAAAAGCATTGAAGTCGGAACATATCAAGTAGATACAAAAGGCATTGCAGATAAAATGCTGAATTTTTATAAACAACAATAA